Proteins found in one Chthonomonadales bacterium genomic segment:
- a CDS encoding glycosyltransferase family 2 protein, whose amino-acid sequence MSERTKISVVVCTRDRHDTVGQALESILDCAYSPFDLHVMDQSVADDTRGIVESMAASPVASGRLFYHHLDRAGLSRAYNAGFAATGGAIVAMTDDDVVVPADWLSRIAEAFAGDAGAGLLYGQVLIPESLNDAHTRGLIVPALPIPRRERLCRGQGFRVFGMGANMALRRALLDDVWGFDEALGGGGPLRSSQDFDLAYRAYRAGWAILLAPEVRVDHYGTRTLEQWPGTMRNYGIGDGAFYSKHVRCGDGFALWLLLRQLARAAGREARSLLRRGRLEPDLYGRSVLVGIGEARRFAIDRRYRLYRETASGRMEVTQANAVTGARRGTSGGGG is encoded by the coding sequence GTGAGCGAACGCACGAAGATATCGGTCGTGGTGTGCACGCGCGATCGGCACGACACGGTCGGACAGGCACTCGAGAGCATCCTCGACTGCGCCTACTCCCCATTCGACCTGCATGTGATGGACCAGAGCGTGGCCGACGACACGCGGGGCATCGTGGAGAGCATGGCCGCAAGCCCCGTGGCCTCCGGCCGGCTCTTCTACCATCACCTGGACAGAGCCGGCCTCTCGCGCGCCTACAACGCCGGCTTTGCCGCGACGGGCGGGGCCATCGTCGCGATGACCGACGACGACGTAGTGGTCCCGGCAGACTGGCTCTCGCGCATCGCGGAGGCGTTCGCGGGCGACGCGGGCGCCGGCCTGCTCTACGGGCAGGTGCTCATTCCCGAGAGCCTGAACGACGCGCATACCCGCGGCCTGATCGTGCCAGCGCTCCCGATACCGCGCCGCGAGCGGCTGTGTCGCGGGCAGGGGTTCAGGGTGTTCGGCATGGGGGCCAACATGGCCCTGCGTCGGGCCCTGCTCGACGACGTGTGGGGTTTCGACGAGGCGCTCGGCGGCGGGGGGCCGCTGCGATCATCGCAGGACTTTGATCTGGCCTATCGCGCCTACCGTGCCGGCTGGGCCATTCTGCTGGCGCCGGAGGTGCGCGTGGACCACTACGGCACGCGCACGCTGGAGCAGTGGCCGGGCACCATGCGCAACTACGGGATCGGCGACGGGGCCTTCTACTCCAAGCACGTACGCTGCGGCGACGGCTTCGCGCTCTGGCTGCTGCTGCGGCAACTCGCGCGCGCGGCCGGGCGCGAGGCGCGGAGCCTGCTGCGCCGCGGGCGGCTCGAGCCTGATCTGTACGGGCGCAGCGTGCTGGTGGGCATCGGCGAGGCCCGCCGCTTCGCCATTGATCGTCGGTATAGGCTGTACCGGGAGACGGCGAGCGGTCGCATGGAGGTGACCCAGGCCAATGCAGTGACCGGCGCGCGGCGCGGGACGTCGGGCGGGGGCGGGTAG
- a CDS encoding glycosyltransferase family 2 protein → MPHMSVVVPTYNRQASLIRTLEALARQSLPTHRFEVVVVSDGATDGTAAAVRSFAPPYRLRLLDQANAGPSAARNNGARAACGEVLVYLDDDVEPGSGCLAEHERAHGEDPMLVLIGPQSMPSRERFAVWVAWEHRMLEQQYARFASGEWQAGPNNLYSGNFSVRRDHLLEAGGFDERFKRQEDVELGYRLARLGVRFRFEPRAAALHRPARTYESWYATPYLYGVRDVQMARDKHQESVMELVRKHYRERSALTRAFARAVVGRRWAEAATLALLKPAPIALDRAGLRAPALQALSVLFNLRYLQGMAAEIGGGAKLWRALR, encoded by the coding sequence ATGCCGCACATGAGCGTGGTGGTGCCGACCTACAACCGGCAGGCGAGCCTGATCCGCACGCTGGAGGCCCTGGCCCGCCAGTCGCTTCCGACGCACCGCTTCGAGGTGGTGGTGGTGTCCGACGGCGCGACGGACGGCACGGCCGCGGCCGTGCGCTCGTTCGCGCCGCCCTACCGCCTGCGGCTCCTCGATCAGGCCAACGCCGGGCCCTCCGCCGCGCGCAACAATGGCGCTCGGGCGGCGTGCGGCGAGGTGCTCGTCTACCTCGACGATGATGTGGAGCCCGGCTCCGGGTGTCTGGCGGAGCACGAGCGGGCGCACGGCGAGGACCCGATGCTCGTCCTGATCGGGCCGCAGTCCATGCCGAGCCGCGAGCGGTTCGCGGTGTGGGTGGCATGGGAGCACCGGATGCTTGAGCAGCAGTACGCGCGCTTCGCCTCCGGCGAATGGCAGGCCGGCCCGAACAACCTCTACAGTGGTAACTTCTCCGTGCGGCGCGACCACTTGCTGGAGGCCGGCGGGTTCGACGAGCGCTTCAAGCGGCAAGAGGACGTGGAGCTCGGCTACCGCCTGGCCCGGCTCGGCGTGCGCTTCCGATTCGAGCCGCGCGCGGCCGCGCTCCATCGCCCGGCGCGCACCTACGAGTCCTGGTATGCCACGCCCTATCTCTACGGCGTGCGCGATGTTCAGATGGCGCGTGACAAGCACCAGGAATCGGTGATGGAGCTCGTGCGCAAGCACTACCGCGAGCGCAGCGCACTCACGAGAGCTTTCGCTCGGGCCGTGGTCGGCCGCCGTTGGGCCGAGGCGGCGACGCTCGCCCTGTTGAAGCCGGCTCCCATTGCCCTCGACCGCGCGGGCCTGCGCGCCCCCGCGCTCCAGGCGCTGAGCGTCCTCTTCAACCTGCGCTACCTGCAGGGCATGGCCGCCGAGATCGGCGGCGGAGCGAAGCTCTGGCGGGCGCTGCGATGA